The DNA window GCGCTCTACACCCAGCGTAAACTGCGCTGAGGTCAGAGCTAGGTTGAGGCCGGCGTGGCGTGGTTGGAAATAAATCGCGCCATCGCCGGCCCCGTCAGCAGAATAGTGAACAGCCGCAGTGTCTGCATCGCCATCACAAAAGACATGTCTACCCGGCTGCCGGCGGCAATGATCGCCACGGTATCCAATCCGCCTGGGCTGGTCGCCAGATAGGCGGTCATCAGGTCTACCGGCAGAAAGTGCGTCAGCATCCACGCCAGCAGGCCACAAAACAGCATCAGCGCGACGATCGACACCACCATCTGCGGCAGAGTCCGCAATGCCAGTAGAAATATCGGCCGGGTAAAACGCAGCCCGACGCTCCAGCCAATCAACGTATAAGCCAAGGCCAGTAGCCACTCTGGTATCTGCAGCGCCATCGTGCCGCTGGAATGCAGTACCGCACCGATGATCATCGGCAGCAATAGCGCACCGGAAGGAATACGCAGCCGTGGCCCTAGCCAGGCACCGACCATGGCTACGCCC is part of the Serratia quinivorans genome and encodes:
- a CDS encoding Putative ammonia monooxygenase, encoding MEKFPRLIQWSILLLASLVLGFGLQTFHIPAALLLGPMIVGVAMGLLGATVRIPGYLFIAAQAVLGCMIAQSLSPAILTPLLDDWPLVLLVLIATLLASGISGWCLVRFSGLPGPTGAWGSSPGGASAMVARIGLGDEAGHGSAALEWFPSLDWRFPATLGVAMVGAWLGPRLRIPSGALLLPMIIGAVLHSSGTMALQIPEWLLALAYTLIGWSVGLRFTRPIFLLALRTLPQMVVSIVALMLFCGLLAWMLTHFLPVDLMTAYLATSPGGLDTVAIIAAGSRVDMSFVMAMQTLRLFTILLTGPAMARFISNHATPAST